ctatcctataacatggtgcccagaactgaacacaatactgagaTATATTGAAAATGTGCTGAGATATATCGCAAATCTtcattttgcgtgctatccaggtaaaCCATACCCTACATGAATACAACAAGTAATGCAAAAGAGAAAGTAAACAAAGTGTACAATATAGCTCTGCAGCTACAGTGAGTTTGCAACCAAAAGAAAGTTCAAGGACCACAATGCGGTAGTTTTAtttcagaaatagacacaaaatgccagagtaactcagcgggacaggcagcatctctggagagaaggaatgggtgacatttcgggttgagacccttcttcagactcttatacatagttttaattcagtttagtttattgtcacaggtgcagtgatttttttttcctgttgcttgctatccagtcagtggaaagattgtaCATTATTGCAATCTAGCCGtctacagagtacagatacaggataaattacaggataacatttagtgcaaggtaaagtccagtaaaatctgattaaagatagttcgagggtctccaatgaggtaaatggcagGTCAGAATCGCTCTCAAGTTGGCAATAGgctggttcagttgactgataacagttTGGAAGAAacggtctctgaatctggaggtatatgttttcacacttctgtatctcttgcctgatgggagagaggagaagagggtgtgCCCGGAGTGAGATGTTcttcattatgctggtggccttgctcaggCAGCGTGATTTGTAGATGGAGGCGATGttagggaggctggtttgcgtgatggtctgggctgtgtccacaactctctgtaatttcttgcggtcttggatggagctgttcccaaaccatgctgtgatgtatcccaataaaatactttctatgcctgcatctgtagaagttgatgagaTTGTTGGGTATATGCCGAACTGCCTAAACCTTCCaaggaaatagaggtgttgatgttctttcttggccattgcttcgatatggcttgtccaggacaagttgctggtgatatttactcctaggaacttgaaacttgctgacattgagggaaaggttgttgtcttggtgcCTGGTTACATGGTCCTCAATCTCCATCTTGTACTCCTTCTCATTATTATTTGACTTCTGGCGCCCActagtggtgtcgtctgcaaattttgtaaattgagttggatttgtattcGGCTGCACAGTTGcgggtgtataaggagtaaagcAGCGGAGCTGAGAATGCACCCTTGAAGGGCACCGGTGTTGAagattattgtagaggatgattttgtcacctatcctcactgattgtggtctgttggttagGAAGTTGAGGATTCAGTTGCAGAGGTGAGCGCTGACTCCAAATTCCACGGGTTTGGGGATGaatttggatgggataatggtattgaaagtaaAGCTACATATAGTCTATGAATGGAAGCCTGacataggtgtctctcttatccaggtgttccagtgaaGAGTGTAgggtcagggagatggcatcagcaaTGGACCTGTTGTGatagtagttttagtttagtttagtttaaagatacagtgcagaaacaggtccttcagcccccccgagtctgcgccgaccagttaGCACccctacacttgttctatccgacacatgagggacaatttacaatttttactgaagcaaattaacctacaaacttgcacatctttggagtgtggaggaaaccggagcactcgggaaaaacccgcagtcatggggagaatgtgcctTACAGCCAGCATCCATAGTCTGAATCAAACCCACATTGCTGGCACTATAAGGaaacaactctacagctgcgccaccatgctgcccgaaTGTCATTGAAATCATTGTAACATTTGTATAATCATGCCTTTCATGCTTGTAgactacattttcttttttttttaaagggcatTTGATGGGGAAAAAGAGTGTGGACGATACGCTTTATGGCTACGCCAACAGTGAGAACGTGATATATCCAATTCTGTCAGGAATTGATGAGCAGCCAGAAGACAGCGTGCAGTGGGCTAAGGTAGCCAAGAATTTCCTaaatttgtgggaggaaacctcgtCTACAAATGTTCGGAAATCAAGGGAAGACATTCCCGTACTTAACAAGCAACCTTTGCAAACAAATGACTACAACCTCAAAGAGGCAAgtgattttaaatttaaaaaagtaaACTTCCAGCTCTTCCAATGTATTTATCAGTAAAGGGACTGCATGAATTAAATAAAGATTTGAATGTCTCACTTTCAAGTATACAAAGCAGAAAGTTGTGTGAGGAATTGTAGAGTGCATTTCTGAATTAGGGTTCGCAAAATCATTGTTATACTATAACCTGTTAATAAAATagtcatttctttattttttaaaaggtaCGCCAACTATGTTTTTTAGTTATCCAATCTAAATCTCCTTGCATGGAGTGTAACTAGATGTTGATTTTGTTTCATGGTACTCCTGTGAATTGATTGGAATCATTTGTTATATTAAAGTTCTATTTCAACGGAGAAACCAATGAACCATTGCTTCTTGAGGACTTGGATGTAGTTGTTTTTGGCAGTGACAATTGTTTCTTATTAAATCCCCTAAAACATAGACAAATATCACCAATCCTCTTTGACACCTATTGCCAATGTATAGGTAGCCTAATGTGCCCTCCAGAACTGTTAAAATATGCCTTGCTTCCATTCTCTTTCTTCTTTCCATGACAGCTCTATTATTTGTATAGGCACCTTTTGCCTTCCCTAAATATAATAAATTGTCTTTGTAAT
This region of Rhinoraja longicauda isolate Sanriku21f chromosome 1, sRhiLon1.1, whole genome shotgun sequence genomic DNA includes:
- the grp gene encoding gastrin-releasing peptide gives rise to the protein MGSELILWRHRLLFALIVFSIASSKVHYGLAAPVQNQGSLSKMFPRGSHWAVGHLMGKKSVDDTLYGYANSENVIYPILSGIDEQPEDSVQWAKVAKNFLNLWEETSSTNVRKSREDIPVLNKQPLQTNDYNLKEMVDYLLQFMNMKDETPS